The Mesorhizobium sp. B2-8-5 genome segment CATCAAGTCGATGCAGGAGATGCAGAAGAAGCTCGCCGCCCAACCGGAAGGCGCCGACAATTCCGCGCAAGGCATGGCCATGCTCGGCCTGATGCAGCAGCTTTCCTTCAACGGCGCCTCGGTGCGCTTCGAGGACGATTCGCTCACCGGCAAGGTGCTCGACTATGTCGGCAAGCAGCAGGGCATGTCGTCCAAGGACGTCGCCAACCAGGCCAAGGCGATCGTGCCGTTCGGCATGGCGCAGCTCAACAATCCCGAGCTGACGGCCGAGGTGTCGGCTGCCGTCAACACCTTCCTCGACGACCCGAAGAGCCTGGAAATCTCGGCCGAGCCGCCGTCGTCGGTGCCGTTCGCGCTGATCATGGCCGGCGCCATGTCCAACCCGCTCGACCTGCCGAAGACGTTGGGCGTCAAGGTCAAGGCGAACCAGGACTGATCGAATTAGCTGCCTTCTCCCCGTCACTATACGGGGAGAAGGTGCCGGCAGGCGGATGAGGGGCAGCGCCGACGCTTGCGAATATGTAATTCGGTGCTGAACCGACTGCCTGTCAGAAGGCCTCAGCTGTTACGACCGCGTGCAAATCGCCAGCACCCGCGCTGCCCCTCATTGTCCTGCCGGACATTTCTCCCCCGTATCAGTGACGGGGAGAAAGGGCAGTTGCTAGGCTGCCGTCAGTCCTTCTTCGCCACGGCGACGCGCAGCGACAGCTCGCGCAGCTGTTGCGGGGTGGCTTCGGAAGGCGCGCTCATCAGCAGGTCGTAGGCCTGCTGGTTCATCGGGAACATGGTGATCTCGCGCAGGTTCTTGGCGCCCACGAGCAACATGACAATGCGGTCGACGCCCGCCGCCATGCCGCCATGCGGCGGCGCGCCATACTGGAAAGCGCGGTAAAGGCCGCCGAAGCGCTCCTCCACCGTCGCGCGGTCCAGGCCGACCATCTCGAACGCCTTGACCATGGTTTCCGGCAGGTGGTTGCGGATGCCGCCCGATGCGATCTCGAAGCCGTTGCAGACCATGTCGTACTGGAACGCCTTGATGCCGAGCGGCTCCTCACCATTCAGCGCGTCGATGCCCCCTTGCGGCATGGAGAACGGATTGTGGGCGAAGTCGATCTTCTTCTCGTCCTCGTTCCATTCGAAGAACGGGAAGTCGACGATCCAGCACAGCTCGAAGCGCTCGCGGTCGACGAGGTTCAGCTCCTCGCCGGCGCGCGTACGCGCCGCGCCCGCGAAAGTGACGAACTTCTTCGGGTCGCCGGCGACGAAGAAGGCGGCGTCGCCATCGGCGAGGCCGAGCTGCTGGCGGATCGCCTCGGTGCGCTCCTCGCCGATGTTCTTGGCGATCGGGCCGGCGCCTTCGAGTTTTTCACCTTCCTTGCGCCAGAAGATGTAGCCGAGCCCCGGCTGCCCCTCGCCCTGCGCCCAGGAATTCATGCGGTCGCAGAAGGCGCGGCTGCCGCCGGTCTTGGCCGGAATGGCCCACACCTCGGCCTTCGGATCGTTGGCCAGGATGTTGGCGAACACCTTGAAGCCGGAGTCGCGGAAGTGATCCGAGACCGCCTGCATCTCGATCGGGTTGCGCAGGTCCGGCTTGTCGGTGCCATAGGTGCGCATCGCCTCGTCATAGGGAATGCGGCGGAATTTCTGCGTCACCGGCTTGCCGGCGGCGAACGTCTCGAAGACCGCGCGGAGGACAGGCTCCATCGTGCTGAGCACGTCGTCCTGCTCGACGAAGCTCATTTCGAGGTCGAGCTGGTAGAACTCGCCCGGCAGGCGGTCGGCGCGCGGATCCTCGTCGCGGAAGCAGGGCGCGATCTGGAAATAGCGGTCAAAGCCGGAGACCATGATCAGCTGCTTGTACTGCTGCGGCGCCTGCGGCAGCGCGTAGAAGGTGCCGGGATGGATGCGCGACGGCACCAGGAAGTCGCGCGCGCCTTCCGGCGACGAGGCGGTGAGGATCGGCGTCGAAAATTCGGTGAAACCGACCTCGCCCATGCGCTTGCGCATCTCGGCGATGATCTTCGTGCGCGCCACGATATTCTTGTGCAGCGTCTCGCGGCGCAGGTCGAGGAAGCGGTATTTCAGGCGGATGTCTTCGGGATATTCAGGTTCGCCGAACACCGGCAGCGGCAGCTCCTTGGCGGCCGACAACACTTCGATCTCGCGCGCGAAAATCTCGATCTCGCCGGTCGGCAGGTTTGGATTGACGGTTTCCGGCAGCCGCGCCTTGACCTCGCCGTCGACGCGGATCACCCATTCGCCGCGCAGTGTCTCGGCCACCTTGAAGGCCGGCGAATCCGGATCGGCGACGATCTGGGTCAGGCCGTAATGGTCGCGCAGGTCGATGAAAAGCAGGCCGCCATGGTCGCGCACGCGATGCACCCAGCCCGACAGGCGGACGGAATTGCCGACGTCGCTCTTTCTCAACTGGGCACAGGTGTGGCTGCGGTAACGATGCGTGGTCATGGGTAAAGTCCGGAAATTGCGGGCATCGGCCCGGCTCGAAAATTGGCGCGAAAAGCGCATGAGAGGCCGGCTTTGTCAAGGCAAGCGGTCACACAGGCGCACTGCCGCGGCCGCTCAAGCAAAGTGGATCTGCGCGCCCTGGCTTTGGAAAGCGGCGAGCGTGGCGGGAGGCGCGCTCTTTTCCACCACGAGATGGCGGATCGCATCCGCGTTCGCCACGCGATAGGGCGCGGCGGTGGCAAGCTTGTCGTTGGTGACGGCAATGACGATACCAGCGCTGTTTTTCGCCATGGCGCGCTTCACCTCGGCTTCGGCCGAATCGAAGGCGGTGACGCCGCGCGCGACATCCAGCCCGCAGGAACCCAGAAAGAACAGATCGGCGCCGAGTTGCGCCACGGCGGCGAGCGTGTCGGCGCCGACGCAGGTGCCGAGATCCGGCACATAGCGGCCGCCGAGCACGATCAGCTCGACCAGGGGAAGGTCCGCCAGAGCCGAGGCGACGCCCAGCGAATTGGTGGCGACGGTCAGTTGGATGTCGCGCGGGATCGCCCTGGCGATCGCCTCATTGGTCGTGCCGCCGTCGATGAACAGCGACTGCCCCGCGCTCAGCAGTCCGACCGCCGCCTTGGCGAGCCGCGTTTTTTCCTCGATCGCATGACGGCTGCGTTGGCTGAGCGTCGCGGCGGCAAAGGGCGCGGAAGCGACCGCGCCGCCATAGACGCGGCGCAGTTGCCCGGCCTTCGCCAATTCCCTGAGATCGCGGCGCACCGTGTCTTCCGACACGCCGAAACGGCTGGCGAGCTCTCCGGCCAGCACCTTTCCGTCCGCCGCAAGCCGGTCGCGAATGAGTTGGTGGCGTTCTTCGGTGAGCATGCACGATCCTATTTATTTGTGCACGTTATTGCATGTTTTGCCTGTTCATGCAAGAAACAGAGTCGCTGGCGGACCCCGAAGAGTTCGCTCGCCAAAATCTCCTTGTTGGATTGCCCGTGATGACCCTTGGCCTGAAACTCGCTCCGCAGCACCGCGTCTATGCCGGCTTCGCGATCTATTCCTTCGCTATGGGCAACATCTTTCCGCGCCTGCCCGACATCAAGCATGCCATGCAGATCGAGGACGGCACGCTGGGACTCGCCCTGATCGGGACGCCGATCGGCACGCTGATCGCGCTGACGCTGGCGACGCCGATCCTGGAGCGCGTCGGCTTTCGCCGCGCGCTGCTGTGGCTGGTGCCGCTGCTGGCGCTTGCCTATTCCGTCGCGGTGCACGCGCCGGGCCCGGCCGCGTTGTTCCTGATGCTGCTCCCGGTCGGACTGATGATCGGCAGCATCGAGATCATCTTGAATGTCGAGGCCGACAGGACCGAGTTCCTGCTCAAGCGCCGCATCATGAACCGGGCGCATTCGTTCTGGAGCATCGGCTTCTTCGGCGCCGGGCTGTTCGGCGGCGCGCTGGCGCATCTCGGCCTGTCGCCGCAACTGCATCTGGCGCTGGCGGTGCCGATGGTGGCGGTTGCGGTGGCGCTGTTGCTCGGCGGCTTCCAACCGGCGCCCGCCCGCTTCGTCACGTCAGGCGACAAAGCGCCGATGTTCGCCCGGCCGACGTTGCCGATCCTCATCCTCGTCGCGGTGACGCTGTCGGCAATGCTGATGGAAGGCGCCAGCATGGACTGGTCGGCGATCTATATGCGCGCTGTGTTCGACTCAGGGCCCTTCATTGCCGGGATCACCGTGGCGCTGTTCGCCTTCTCGCAGGCGACGACACGCTTCTTCGCCGACAGCATCGTCGACCGCCACTCGCCGAGCGGCGTGGCGCGCGTGTTGTTGGCAACGATGGCTGCCGGCGTATTCATCGTCTTCTTCTCGCCCCTGCCCTTCGTCTCGATGCTGGGCTTCGCGCTCATGGGCATCGGCTGCAGCGCGATCTTTCCGTTGGCGATTTCGGCGGCCGCCCAGATGACGGACCGCTCCGCCGCGATCAACGTTGCCGCATTGTCGCAGATCTCCTTCGTCGCCTTCCTGCTCGGTCCGCCGCTGCTTGGCTTCGTCTCGGACCACTGGGGCATCCGCTCGGCCTATGGCATCGGCATACCGTTCATCGTGCTCAGCCTGGCGGCAGCGGGCGCGCTTGGCCGGCGACCGTCGCCGAACGCCGTAACGGACGGAACAGGATCCGACACGACCGGAGAGAGAGTACCGGCGCGGGCCTACGAGGCATGAACCGCTCGCCCATCGTCAAGTCGATCACAATCGCGGCACCGTTGTCCGACGTCTGGCGCAGCGTGACCGAACCGACATGATGCAGGGCTAGATGTCGGCCGCATGCCAGCCTCTACTGGGACGGCACGCTGCCGATTCTGAAAGCAGCCGTGGAGCGGACCACGACGGCTTGAGGGACATTGCGGGTTGGCGCGTCGGCACGCGGCGCGATTTCGCATGGGAGAATCCGGCGATCGGGCCACCGCTTACGCTGCGGCGGCTTGACGAAAGCGCGCCCGGCTGAAATTGAAAGAGGCTTAATATTGTGCCAAAAGCGATTTGATGCAGGTCATCACCACACAAGAAGAACTCGAGAGCGTTGTCGCGGCGTTCGAAAAGTCGGAATTCATTACCGTCGATACCGAATTCATTCGCGAGACGACCTTCTGGCCGATCCTCTGCCTGATCCAGATCGCCGCGCCTGGGATTGAGGCGCTTATCGATCCGTTGTCGCCCGGCATCGACCTGAAACCGTTTTTCCGGCTCATGGCCAACGAAGCGGTGCTGAAGGTCTTCCACGCGGCGCGGCAGGACATCGAAATCATCGTCCATCTCGGCAATCTGGTGCCGCATCCAGTGTTCGACACGCAGGTGGCGGCGATGGTCTGCGGCTTCGGCGACAGCGTTTCCTATGACCAGCTTGTCCAGAAGGTCACCGGAGCCCGGCTCGACAAATCCTCGCGCTTCACCGATTGGCGGCACCGGCCGCTCTCCGACAAGCAGCTCGAATACGCGCTCGCCGACGTCACCCATCTGATCAAGGTCTACCAGCATCTCAGCGCCGAGCTGAAGCGCGAGGACCGCGCCCATTGGCTGAACGAGGAGATGGATGTCCTCACCTCGCGCGAGACCTACGATCCGCATCCCGAGGATGCCTGGAAGCGGCTGAAGATGCGGCTGCGCAAGCCGCAGGAGCTGGCGATCGTGCAGGCGGTGGCCGCCTGGCGCGAGCGGGAGGCGCGCGAGCGCGACGTGCCGCGCGGCCGCGTGCTCAAGGATGATGCGATCTACGAGATCGCGCAGCAGGCGCCGCGCGACGCGGCG includes the following:
- the aspS gene encoding aspartate--tRNA ligase, translated to MTTHRYRSHTCAQLRKSDVGNSVRLSGWVHRVRDHGGLLFIDLRDHYGLTQIVADPDSPAFKVAETLRGEWVIRVDGEVKARLPETVNPNLPTGEIEIFAREIEVLSAAKELPLPVFGEPEYPEDIRLKYRFLDLRRETLHKNIVARTKIIAEMRKRMGEVGFTEFSTPILTASSPEGARDFLVPSRIHPGTFYALPQAPQQYKQLIMVSGFDRYFQIAPCFRDEDPRADRLPGEFYQLDLEMSFVEQDDVLSTMEPVLRAVFETFAAGKPVTQKFRRIPYDEAMRTYGTDKPDLRNPIEMQAVSDHFRDSGFKVFANILANDPKAEVWAIPAKTGGSRAFCDRMNSWAQGEGQPGLGYIFWRKEGEKLEGAGPIAKNIGEERTEAIRQQLGLADGDAAFFVAGDPKKFVTFAGAARTRAGEELNLVDRERFELCWIVDFPFFEWNEDEKKIDFAHNPFSMPQGGIDALNGEEPLGIKAFQYDMVCNGFEIASGGIRNHLPETMVKAFEMVGLDRATVEERFGGLYRAFQYGAPPHGGMAAGVDRIVMLLVGAKNLREITMFPMNQQAYDLLMSAPSEATPQQLRELSLRVAVAKKD
- a CDS encoding DeoR/GlpR family DNA-binding transcription regulator; protein product: MLTEERHQLIRDRLAADGKVLAGELASRFGVSEDTVRRDLRELAKAGQLRRVYGGAVASAPFAAATLSQRSRHAIEEKTRLAKAAVGLLSAGQSLFIDGGTTNEAIARAIPRDIQLTVATNSLGVASALADLPLVELIVLGGRYVPDLGTCVGADTLAAVAQLGADLFFLGSCGLDVARGVTAFDSAEAEVKRAMAKNSAGIVIAVTNDKLATAAPYRVANADAIRHLVVEKSAPPATLAAFQSQGAQIHFA
- a CDS encoding MFS transporter; protein product: MTLGLKLAPQHRVYAGFAIYSFAMGNIFPRLPDIKHAMQIEDGTLGLALIGTPIGTLIALTLATPILERVGFRRALLWLVPLLALAYSVAVHAPGPAALFLMLLPVGLMIGSIEIILNVEADRTEFLLKRRIMNRAHSFWSIGFFGAGLFGGALAHLGLSPQLHLALAVPMVAVAVALLLGGFQPAPARFVTSGDKAPMFARPTLPILILVAVTLSAMLMEGASMDWSAIYMRAVFDSGPFIAGITVALFAFSQATTRFFADSIVDRHSPSGVARVLLATMAAGVFIVFFSPLPFVSMLGFALMGIGCSAIFPLAISAAAQMTDRSAAINVAALSQISFVAFLLGPPLLGFVSDHWGIRSAYGIGIPFIVLSLAAAGALGRRPSPNAVTDGTGSDTTGERVPARAYEA
- the rnd gene encoding ribonuclease D gives rise to the protein MQVITTQEELESVVAAFEKSEFITVDTEFIRETTFWPILCLIQIAAPGIEALIDPLSPGIDLKPFFRLMANEAVLKVFHAARQDIEIIVHLGNLVPHPVFDTQVAAMVCGFGDSVSYDQLVQKVTGARLDKSSRFTDWRHRPLSDKQLEYALADVTHLIKVYQHLSAELKREDRAHWLNEEMDVLTSRETYDPHPEDAWKRLKMRLRKPQELAIVQAVAAWREREARERDVPRGRVLKDDAIYEIAQQAPRDAAALGKLRTTPKGWERSATATALLGAVNTALSLPKDAMPKLPKSVQPQEGSSAASELLKVLLRIVAEKEGVATKVLASSDDIDRIAAEGDEADVAALQGWRRAVFGEQALRLVRGEIGIKFDKRRIAVFDL